A portion of the bacterium genome contains these proteins:
- the rpoC gene encoding DNA-directed RNA polymerase subunit beta' — protein sequence MRDLYNLFEKPKDPLAFNAIRISLAAPEQIREWSFGEVKKPETINYRTFKPERDGLFCAKIFGPVKDYECNCGKYKRMKHRGVVCEKCGVEVIQSKVRRERMGHIPLATPVAHIWFLKSLPSRIGNIMEITLRDLEKVLYFEAYMVIDPGDTDLVECELLNEEQLAEAKEQYGRDAFEYGIGAEAVREHLGNLDVEDLCKVLRAEMKEATSEAKRKKLAKRLKVLDAFRESGNSPQFMILEVVPVIPPDLRPLVPLDGGRFATSDLNDLYRRVINRNNRLKRLKELNAPEVIIRNEKRMLQEAVDALFDNGRRGRVITGPSKRPLKSLSDMLKGKSGRFRQNLLGKRVDYSGRSVIVAGPELRLHQCGLPSRMALELFKPFIYSKLEQRGHVTTIKAAKKMVERERDEVWDILAEVIQEHPVILNRAPTLHRLGMQAFEPVLIDGKAIQLHPLVCKAFNADFDGDQMAVHVPLSVEAQIEARVLMMSTNNILSPATGRPIIDPSQDIVLGCYYMTRERPGVLGEGLVFSSSDEVRVAYDAGELDIHAGIKVRLEGEVVETTTGRILLKEIVPDDIPYSIINQVMDKKALGELIDQAYRRLGNKATVLLADRLRTLGYTNATKAGISICVDDMTVPPDKERFIDDAEGEVREVESQYLDGLISDGERYNKVIDIWAEATEKIAGQLLENLGLDSVKDSEGEDVRVPSFNSIFMMADSGARGSAQQIRQLAGMRGLMAKPSGEIIETPITSNFREGLSVAQYFISTHGARKGLADTALKTANSGYLTRRLVDVAQDVIVRDEDCGTEHGIEMHPLVEGGDIIEGIGERILGRVTLNDVIDPVTGEVLVPASSELTEERVQTIEDAGIERVMIRSVLTCRVPRGVCVLCYGRDLSRGEMVNLGEAVGVIAAQSIGEPGTQLTMRTFHIGGAATRRAEQSHHESGSEGEARFSNLRTVRDRDGRLIAMNRNGEIGIFDVSGRERERYPVVYGAHLQIEDGQKVSAGTILCQWDPFANPILTEANGTVAFGDIVEGSTMQEQVDEFTGLSSKVITESKDPDMRPRISVKGADGETAYQALLPVGAYVSVSEGQELAAGDSVAMIPREKSKTKDITGGLPRVAELFEARKPKECAIVTEIDGLVSFGPDSRGKRRVIVTPEDGGEAREYLIPKGKHISVHEADRVLAGEPLMDGSPNPHDILRIEGDRELSKWMVDEVQEVYRLQGVKINDKHIEIIIRQMTRKLRVLDVGDTDFLVGEHVERRAFAAANERMEAEGKELAVAEALLLGITKASLSTESFISAASFQETTKVLTEAAIWGKTDNLHGLKENVIMGRLVPAGTGLSRYKNIGIQVEGQEEDEAEPLAVGGLVETSTADTVTLAPEAPVEGETAPSA from the coding sequence ACGATCAACTACCGGACGTTCAAGCCGGAGAGGGATGGTCTCTTCTGCGCGAAGATCTTCGGCCCGGTCAAGGACTACGAGTGCAACTGCGGCAAGTACAAGCGCATGAAGCATCGGGGCGTCGTTTGTGAGAAGTGCGGTGTCGAGGTCATCCAGTCGAAGGTGCGCCGTGAGCGGATGGGCCACATCCCCCTCGCCACGCCCGTTGCCCACATCTGGTTCCTGAAGTCGCTGCCTTCGCGGATCGGAAACATCATGGAGATCACCCTGCGTGATCTCGAGAAGGTCCTCTACTTCGAGGCCTACATGGTGATCGATCCCGGAGACACTGATCTGGTGGAGTGCGAGCTGCTGAATGAAGAGCAGCTCGCTGAGGCCAAGGAGCAGTACGGCCGGGATGCCTTCGAGTACGGCATCGGCGCCGAGGCTGTGCGCGAGCACCTCGGCAACCTCGATGTGGAAGATCTCTGCAAGGTGCTTCGCGCCGAGATGAAGGAAGCCACCAGCGAGGCCAAGCGCAAGAAGCTCGCCAAGCGCCTCAAGGTGCTCGATGCCTTCCGCGAATCGGGCAACAGCCCCCAGTTCATGATCCTCGAGGTGGTTCCGGTCATTCCTCCGGATCTCCGGCCTCTCGTGCCGCTGGATGGTGGACGCTTTGCGACCAGCGATCTGAACGATCTCTATCGGCGGGTGATCAACCGCAACAACCGCCTCAAGCGGCTCAAGGAGCTGAACGCGCCGGAGGTCATCATCCGGAACGAGAAGCGGATGCTGCAGGAGGCCGTCGACGCTCTCTTCGACAACGGTCGACGCGGGCGAGTCATCACGGGCCCGAGCAAGCGGCCGCTGAAGTCGCTCTCCGACATGCTGAAGGGCAAGTCCGGGCGCTTCCGCCAGAACCTTCTCGGCAAGCGGGTCGACTATTCCGGTCGTTCCGTGATCGTTGCGGGCCCGGAGCTGCGGCTCCATCAGTGCGGTCTGCCCTCGCGCATGGCCCTCGAGCTCTTCAAGCCCTTCATCTACTCGAAGCTCGAGCAGCGAGGACACGTCACCACCATCAAGGCTGCCAAGAAGATGGTGGAGCGCGAGCGGGATGAGGTCTGGGACATCCTGGCGGAGGTGATCCAGGAGCATCCGGTGATCCTCAACCGGGCGCCTACCCTGCATCGCCTCGGCATGCAGGCCTTCGAGCCGGTGCTGATCGATGGCAAGGCCATCCAGCTCCATCCCCTCGTCTGCAAGGCCTTCAACGCGGATTTCGACGGCGACCAGATGGCGGTCCACGTGCCGCTCTCGGTCGAGGCCCAGATCGAGGCCCGGGTCTTGATGATGTCGACGAATAACATCCTCAGCCCCGCGACTGGCCGCCCGATCATCGATCCCTCCCAGGACATCGTGCTCGGGTGCTACTACATGACTCGCGAGCGGCCGGGTGTGCTCGGCGAAGGACTGGTCTTCTCGAGTTCCGACGAGGTGCGTGTCGCCTACGATGCGGGCGAACTCGATATCCATGCGGGTATCAAGGTTCGTCTCGAGGGCGAGGTCGTCGAGACGACGACTGGCCGCATCCTCCTCAAGGAAATCGTTCCAGACGACATTCCCTACTCCATCATCAACCAGGTGATGGACAAGAAGGCCCTGGGCGAGTTGATCGACCAGGCCTATCGGCGGCTTGGCAACAAGGCCACCGTGCTCCTGGCGGATCGTCTGCGAACTCTCGGCTACACCAACGCGACGAAGGCCGGCATCTCGATCTGCGTCGACGATATGACTGTACCGCCGGACAAGGAGCGCTTCATCGACGATGCGGAAGGTGAAGTGCGCGAGGTCGAGAGCCAGTACCTCGACGGTCTGATCAGCGACGGAGAGCGTTACAACAAGGTGATCGATATCTGGGCCGAAGCGACCGAGAAGATCGCGGGCCAGCTGCTCGAAAACCTGGGCCTCGATTCGGTGAAGGATTCCGAAGGAGAGGACGTCCGCGTTCCGAGTTTCAATTCCATCTTCATGATGGCTGACTCGGGTGCCCGGGGTTCCGCTCAGCAGATCCGGCAGTTGGCCGGAATGCGGGGCCTGATGGCCAAACCCTCTGGCGAGATCATCGAAACCCCGATCACCTCGAACTTCCGCGAGGGGCTCTCGGTGGCCCAGTACTTCATCTCCACCCATGGTGCCCGGAAGGGCCTGGCGGATACGGCTCTCAAGACGGCCAACTCCGGCTATCTGACGCGTCGCCTGGTCGACGTCGCCCAGGACGTGATCGTCCGGGATGAAGATTGCGGTACCGAGCACGGCATCGAGATGCACCCGCTCGTCGAGGGTGGTGACATCATCGAGGGAATCGGCGAGCGCATTCTCGGGCGCGTCACACTCAATGACGTGATCGACCCGGTGACTGGCGAGGTTCTCGTTCCGGCATCGTCGGAGCTCACGGAGGAGCGGGTTCAGACCATCGAAGACGCCGGGATCGAGCGTGTGATGATTCGTTCGGTGCTCACCTGTCGGGTGCCGCGCGGCGTCTGCGTTCTGTGTTACGGCCGGGATCTGTCTCGCGGTGAGATGGTGAACCTCGGCGAGGCCGTCGGCGTGATCGCGGCCCAGTCGATTGGAGAGCCCGGTACACAGTTGACGATGCGGACCTTCCATATCGGTGGTGCGGCGACGCGGCGTGCGGAGCAGAGCCATCACGAGTCGGGCAGCGAAGGTGAAGCCCGTTTCTCGAACCTGCGCACGGTGCGGGATCGGGATGGCCGCCTGATTGCCATGAACCGCAACGGCGAGATCGGGATCTTCGATGTCTCCGGACGGGAGCGTGAGCGCTACCCGGTGGTCTACGGCGCTCATCTCCAGATCGAGGATGGCCAGAAGGTCAGCGCGGGAACGATCCTCTGCCAATGGGATCCATTCGCAAATCCCATTCTCACCGAGGCCAACGGCACGGTGGCCTTCGGCGACATCGTCGAGGGAAGCACCATGCAAGAGCAGGTGGACGAGTTCACCGGGCTCTCCTCCAAGGTGATCACCGAATCGAAGGATCCCGACATGCGGCCGCGCATTTCGGTGAAGGGCGCGGACGGCGAGACGGCCTATCAGGCCCTGCTTCCGGTGGGCGCCTACGTGTCGGTGAGCGAGGGGCAGGAGCTTGCTGCCGGCGACAGTGTGGCCATGATTCCGCGCGAGAAGAGCAAGACGAAGGACATCACCGGCGGCCTCCCGCGGGTGGCCGAGCTCTTCGAGGCCCGCAAGCCGAAGGAATGCGCGATCGTCACGGAGATCGACGGGTTGGTCTCCTTCGGGCCCGATTCGCGCGGCAAGCGGCGGGTGATCGTCACCCCCGAGGATGGCGGCGAGGCCCGCGAGTATCTGATCCCGAAGGGCAAGCACATCAGCGTGCACGAAGCCGACCGGGTGCTCGCTGGCGAGCCGCTGATGGACGGTTCGCCGAACCCCCATGACATCCTGCGCATCGAAGGCGATCGGGAGCTCTCGAAGTGGATGGTCGATGAGGTTCAGGAGGTCTATCGCCTTCAGGGTGTGAAGATCAACGACAAGCACATCGAGATCATCATCCGCCAGATGACCCGCAAGCTTCGGGTGCTGGATGTGGGCGACACGGATTTCCTGGTCGGTGAGCACGTCGAGCGCCGCGCCTTCGCGGCGGCCAACGAGCGGATGGAGGCCGAGGGCAAGGAGCTGGCGGTGGCGGAGGCGCTGCTGCTGGGGATCACCAAGGCGTCGCTTTCGACGGAGTCGTTCATTTCCGCAGCCTCCTTCCAGGAGACGACCAAGGTGCTCACGGAGGCGGCCATCTGGGGCAAGACCGACAACCTGCACGGGCTCAAGGAGAACGTGATCATGGGTCGGCTGGTTCCGGCCGGAACCGGGCTGTCGCGGTACAAGAACATCGGGATCCAGGTCGAGGGACAGGAAGAGGACGAAGCCGAGCCGCTCGCGGTCGGCGGGCTGGTCGAGACGTCGACGGCCGATACCGTCACCCTCGCACCCGAGGCACCGGTGGAAGGAGAGACCGCTCCCTCGGCGTAG
- a CDS encoding 30S ribosomal protein S12 — translation MPTVQQLIRKGRSRKPKLSKAPDLQACPQRRGVCIRVFTATPKKPNSALRKVARVRLTNGREINAYIPGVGHTLQEHSVVLVRGGRVRDLPGVRYHIVRGTLDSTGVADRNQSRSKYGAKRPK, via the coding sequence ATGCCGACCGTACAACAGCTCATCCGCAAGGGCCGCTCCCGCAAACCGAAGCTCTCGAAGGCTCCGGACCTGCAGGCGTGTCCCCAGCGACGTGGTGTTTGCATCCGCGTCTTCACGGCCACGCCCAAGAAGCCGAACTCGGCCTTGCGCAAGGTTGCTCGGGTGCGTCTGACGAACGGGCGCGAGATCAACGCTTACATCCCCGGGGTCGGTCATACGCTCCAGGAGCACTCGGTCGTGCTCGTGCGTGGTGGACGAGTGAGGGATCTTCCCGGCGTCCGTTATCACATCGTGCGCGGAACACTGGATTCCACCGGTGTGGCCGACAGGAACCAGAGCCGCTCCAAGTACGGCGCCAAACGACCCAAGTAG
- the rpsG gene encoding 30S ribosomal protein S7, protein MPRRREVPKREVLPDPKYADQMVTRFMNIIMLDGKKSTAERILYGAFDEIEQKTRNDPLAMFRRALDNVRPRVEVKSRRVGGATYQVPIEVRPERATSLAMRWLVGSARSRGGKSMKDKLANELIDAANEQGEAVKRREDTHRMADANKAFSHYRW, encoded by the coding sequence ATGCCGCGACGCCGAGAAGTCCCCAAGCGCGAAGTCTTGCCCGATCCGAAGTACGCGGATCAGATGGTGACGCGCTTCATGAACATCATCATGCTCGATGGGAAGAAGAGCACCGCAGAGCGCATTCTCTACGGTGCCTTCGACGAGATCGAGCAGAAGACCCGCAATGATCCGTTGGCGATGTTCCGCCGTGCTCTCGACAATGTGCGGCCCCGCGTCGAGGTGAAATCTCGACGGGTCGGCGGCGCGACGTATCAGGTGCCGATCGAAGTTCGCCCGGAGCGGGCGACTTCCCTCGCGATGCGCTGGCTGGTCGGCTCAGCGCGCTCTCGCGGCGGCAAGAGCATGAAAGACAAGCTCGCCAACGAGCTGATCGATGCCGCCAATGAGCAGGGCGAAGCTGTGAAGCGGCGCGAAGACACCCATCGAATGGCGGATGCCAACAAGGCCTTCTCGCACTACCGCTGGTAG